The following DNA comes from Puniceicoccaceae bacterium.
TGCAACATCGCAACCTGCCCGTCTTTCCCGCCGTCATGGGAGTGGATCTGAGCGAACCCGAACCATTCATCCCCATCCGCGAATTCATGGTGCTTGGGGATTTCGCAGACTTGCATGATGACTCCATCCTGCTGGGTTCCACCCTGGCGCAACGCATCGGCGCGACGCTCAACAGCAAAGTCGAGCTGTTCACTCCGTTGATGCTTGATCGACTCAAACGCGATGAAGTGCTATTGCCACGTGAGGTGACGGTGGCAGGCATTTTTCAGACCGGTCGCAACGACATCGACTCCAACACCGTCATTTCCTCGATGCGTCTGATGCAGGATCTTTACGGACTCGACGAAGGCATTCACGGCATGGCCATCCGAGTCACTGAAGGCCACAGTGTTGAAGCCGTTGCCGACCGAATCAATTCACAGCTGAGCAGCCCTCTTCGAGCGGTAACCTGGCTCGAAACCAATCGTGAATACGTTTTCGTGCTTCAATTCGAGAAAACCATGATGACGATCATCATGTTTTTCATCATATTGGTCGCGTCATTTTCGATTGCGAGTTCGCTGATGATTTCCGTGATCCGCAAAACCCGCGAAATTGGGCTGCTTGTGGCCATGGGTGCTCGCGCTCGCGATATTGCCGCAAGCTATTGCATCCAGGGATTGATCATCGGTATCACAGGTGTTGCCTGCGGTATCGCGCTTCAGGGCATCATCCTGCACTATCGCAATGAAATTGTCTGGACCTTTGCCGAGCTGACCAACAGTTCCTCTGCGCTGCTTCGCTTCTATCAGTTCAATGACATACCCGCGAAGTACGAGTGGGGTGATTTTTACGTGGTATCTGGCACCACGATCCTGATATGCCTGCTTGCGGGACTCGTTCCAGCGATGCGCGCCCTTCGTCTCAATCCCGCCGATGCCTTGCGCAGTGAATGATGCAATGAATTCAACAACCGCACCCGTTACATCAGCCGACCCGGCCCTGCTGCGCGTCAGGGATTTGCGCAAGACCTTTGTGGATTCCGGTGCTCCGATTGAGGTGCTCAAGGGAGCCTGCCTGGAACTGCAGCACGGCGAACACATCGCGATCACAGGTCAGTCGGGTTCCGGCAAATCCACATTTCTCAACCTGATCTGTGCCCTCGAAACATGCGATTCCGGAATCGTGGAATGGGACGGCGAACCCATCCGCAACCGTGACCACAAACGCCTCGCCAC
Coding sequences within:
- a CDS encoding ABC transporter permease, which codes for MPWSLYIALKQLFPSGKGFSFFALVSILGVSLGVAVLLGVQTIMNGFGSQIRESLLKVNGDIRVESNRVIFDWENVEQFIESMEGVEDVSPYAHGVVMLQHRNLPVFPAVMGVDLSEPEPFIPIREFMVLGDFADLHDDSILLGSTLAQRIGATLNSKVELFTPLMLDRLKRDEVLLPREVTVAGIFQTGRNDIDSNTVISSMRLMQDLYGLDEGIHGMAIRVTEGHSVEAVADRINSQLSSPLRAVTWLETNREYVFVLQFEKTMMTIIMFFIILVASFSIASSLMISVIRKTREIGLLVAMGARARDIAASYCIQGLIIGITGVACGIALQGIILHYRNEIVWTFAELTNSSSALLRFYQFNDIPAKYEWGDFYVVSGTTILICLLAGLVPAMRALRLNPADALRSE
- a CDS encoding ATP-binding cassette domain-containing protein, which translates into the protein MNSTTAPVTSADPALLRVRDLRKTFVDSGAPIEVLKGACLELQHGEHIAITGQSGSGKSTFLNLICALETCDSGIVEWDGEPIRNRDHKRLATMRGQFFGFIFQTFYLIPELNAVENVLIAARLLRRVDRACRSRAQHLLEVVGLKDRLKHPVQKLSG